Proteins found in one Streptococcus iniae genomic segment:
- a CDS encoding bifunctional 2',3'-cyclic-nucleotide 2'-phosphodiesterase/3'-nucleotidase, with protein MKKHYVSKSAIFLSMLMATGMAHYVQAEDLAAPAPTSLETSTNTTSDIASTPSASLETPTATNSTSSPETATPTPPTTPTSTTLASSPQAETLANTPVEGQTLDVRILSTTDLHSNLVNYDYYQDKDSQTIGLAKTAVLIDKAKTEKTNTVLVDNGDILQGTPLATYTALINPVKAGETHPMYEALKLLGYDASTLGNHEFNYGLDYLNTVIASANLPIVNANVLNATTKENMFNPYSIITKTFLDATGKTVDLKIGITGIVPPQIMAWDKANLEGKVTVMDSVQAVENIIPKMRQAGADIVLVLAHTGIGDNVYEVGEENVGYQIASLKGVDAVVTGHSHAEFPSGTGTGFYEKYEGVDGEAGLIKGTPVTMAGKYGDHLGIIDLNLTYTNGKWSVNRDKNHAEIRKIDTKSTVANPDILALAKKVHEGTVAYVRQQVGVSTAPITSYFALVKDDPSVQIVNKAQLWYAAQQLAGTAEANLPLLSAAAPFKAGTRNDPTAYTDIPAGPLAIKNVADLYLYDNVAAILKVTGADIKEWLEMSAGQFNTIDPKNAGPQNLVNTEYRTYNFDVIDGITYEFDITQANKYDRNGVIVNPEASRVRNLKYQGKAIDPNQEFMVVTNNYRASGTFPGVKNATINHLLGLENRQAIINYIVSEKTINPSADNNWYFTDSIAGLDLHFLSSDKAKDLIGDKEDISYNGLSTVEGFGDFIFTYVKPKAVEETPKSGTLTDQDRKNIHQMAAKAYQQVKVASATATSHENLPHTGSQESKGFLFMGLSLLGLASLFAQKEEDKA; from the coding sequence ATGAAAAAACATTACGTTTCAAAAAGTGCAATCTTTTTAAGCATGCTTATGGCCACTGGTATGGCCCACTATGTTCAAGCTGAAGACTTAGCAGCTCCCGCTCCAACTAGTCTTGAAACAAGTACAAATACAACCAGTGACATAGCAAGTACACCTTCTGCAAGCCTTGAAACACCGACAGCAACCAATAGCACTAGCTCCCCAGAAACTGCAACACCGACACCTCCTACAACACCAACTAGCACAACACTAGCATCAAGCCCTCAGGCCGAAACATTAGCTAATACTCCTGTTGAGGGCCAAACACTTGATGTTAGAATCCTGTCAACAACTGACTTGCATTCTAACCTCGTCAATTACGATTACTATCAAGATAAAGATTCACAAACCATCGGTTTAGCTAAAACAGCCGTTCTAATTGATAAAGCAAAAACAGAAAAAACCAATACTGTCTTAGTGGATAATGGCGATATCTTACAAGGAACACCATTAGCTACTTACACAGCACTAATTAATCCTGTTAAAGCAGGAGAAACACACCCAATGTATGAAGCCCTAAAACTCTTAGGCTATGACGCTTCAACTCTAGGAAACCACGAATTTAACTATGGCTTAGACTACTTAAATACCGTTATTGCTTCTGCTAATCTTCCAATCGTCAATGCCAATGTCTTAAATGCTACTACCAAGGAAAACATGTTTAATCCTTATAGCATTATCACCAAAACTTTTCTTGATGCTACTGGAAAAACTGTTGACCTAAAAATCGGTATCACAGGAATTGTGCCACCACAAATCATGGCTTGGGATAAAGCAAATCTCGAAGGTAAAGTAACTGTGATGGACTCTGTCCAAGCTGTTGAAAACATTATTCCAAAAATGCGTCAAGCAGGGGCTGATATTGTTTTAGTCTTAGCACATACAGGTATTGGAGATAATGTCTATGAAGTTGGCGAAGAAAATGTCGGTTACCAAATTGCAAGCTTGAAAGGCGTTGATGCCGTTGTCACAGGTCATTCCCATGCCGAGTTCCCTTCAGGTACTGGTACTGGTTTTTACGAAAAATACGAGGGTGTCGATGGTGAAGCAGGTCTTATCAAGGGGACACCTGTTACCATGGCTGGAAAATACGGTGACCACCTTGGTATTATCGATCTCAACTTAACCTATACAAACGGCAAATGGTCTGTGAACAGAGACAAAAACCATGCTGAAATCCGCAAAATCGATACAAAATCAACTGTTGCTAATCCTGACATTCTAGCACTTGCTAAAAAAGTTCACGAAGGAACTGTTGCTTACGTTCGTCAACAAGTTGGTGTTTCTACTGCACCAATCACTAGCTACTTTGCCTTGGTTAAAGATGACCCATCTGTTCAAATTGTTAACAAAGCTCAACTCTGGTATGCCGCGCAGCAATTAGCTGGAACAGCTGAAGCAAATCTCCCACTGCTTTCTGCTGCAGCACCATTTAAAGCTGGAACACGTAACGACCCAACAGCTTACACTGATATTCCTGCTGGACCTCTTGCAATCAAAAATGTGGCCGATCTTTATTTGTATGATAATGTGGCTGCTATTTTGAAAGTCACAGGCGCTGATATCAAAGAGTGGTTAGAAATGTCTGCTGGGCAGTTCAACACCATCGACCCTAAAAATGCAGGCCCACAAAACCTTGTCAATACTGAATACCGCACCTACAACTTTGATGTTATTGATGGCATTACTTATGAATTTGACATTACACAAGCAAATAAATATGACCGTAATGGGGTTATTGTAAACCCTGAAGCTAGCCGAGTTCGCAACCTGAAATACCAAGGCAAAGCAATTGATCCTAACCAAGAATTTATGGTTGTTACTAATAACTACCGCGCTAGTGGAACATTCCCTGGCGTTAAAAACGCCACTATCAATCACCTTCTTGGTTTAGAAAACCGTCAAGCCATCATTAACTATATTGTCTCAGAAAAAACCATTAACCCAAGTGCTGACAACAACTGGTACTTTACTGATAGCATTGCTGGACTTGATCTTCATTTCTTAAGTTCTGATAAAGCAAAAGATTTGATTGGTGACAAAGAGGACATTTCATACAACGGTCTTTCAACAGTTGAAGGATTTGGTGACTTTATCTTCACATATGTTAAACCTAAAGCTGTCGAAGAAACGCCAAAATCTGGAACACTCACAGACCAAGACCGTAAAAATATCCATCAAATGGCTGCCAAAGCTTACCAACAAGTTAAAGTCGCATCAGCAACTGCCACAAGTCATGAAAATCTTCCACACACAGGAAGTCAAGAATCTAAAGGCTTCTTATTCATGGGCTTAAGCCTACTAGGACTAGCATCATTATTTGCTCAAAAAGAAGAAGACAAGGCTTAA